A single genomic interval of Zobellia nedashkovskayae harbors:
- a CDS encoding ABC transporter ATP-binding protein produces the protein MITVQNLTKKYVGKTVLNIEQLEISKGQSFGLVGNNGAGKTTFFSLLLDLIQPTTGHINNNEVQVDQSEAWKTNTSSFIDETFLIGYLTPEEYFYFIGELRNQNKADVDALLANFEDFFHGEILNQKKYLRDLSKGNQKKAGIVASFIGNPEVVILDEPFANLDPTTQIRLKSIIKDLASKQGVTVLVSSHDLIHVTEVCERIVVLNKGEVVKDIETSEATLKELELFFSGKEESQEDVSVQ, from the coding sequence ATGATAACAGTACAAAACCTTACTAAAAAATACGTTGGCAAAACTGTTTTGAACATAGAGCAGTTAGAAATATCAAAAGGACAAAGTTTTGGTCTTGTTGGAAACAACGGAGCAGGTAAAACTACTTTTTTTAGTCTTCTATTAGATTTGATTCAGCCTACCACGGGACATATTAATAATAACGAAGTGCAAGTAGATCAAAGTGAAGCCTGGAAGACAAATACCTCTTCTTTTATTGATGAAACTTTCCTGATTGGTTATTTGACACCAGAGGAGTACTTCTATTTTATTGGAGAGTTGCGTAACCAAAATAAGGCCGATGTAGATGCATTACTCGCAAATTTTGAGGATTTCTTTCATGGCGAGATATTGAATCAGAAAAAATACTTGCGTGACCTTTCTAAAGGGAACCAAAAGAAAGCAGGTATTGTAGCTTCATTTATCGGCAACCCAGAAGTAGTTATTTTAGATGAGCCTTTTGCCAATTTAGACCCTACAACTCAAATACGGTTAAAGAGCATTATTAAAGATTTGGCATCCAAACAGGGAGTCACGGTATTGGTCTCCAGTCACGATTTAATTCATGTAACCGAGGTTTGTGAACGTATTGTAGTATTGAACAAGGGTGAAGTTGTGAAAGACATTGAAACTTCAGAAGCTACTTTAAAAGAATTAGAACTGTTTTTCAGCGGAAAAGAAGAGTCTCAGGAAGATGTATCGGTGCAGTAA
- a CDS encoding DUF5687 family protein — MFKSFSKLQWKSFFRSSSMGKSLGIKIVMGFFALYFLGMLAFVGSSLFFVLEKAIPNTDPLATLSQYLLYWVLAELFIRYFMQKLPVMDIKPFLTLPIKKSSIAHYILGRSAVSFFNFLALFFFIPFAIVLLVKGYAFINVSFWLLAMIGIVLSINYINFIVNKSDKALISIASLLVACYGLEYFKILPIKEYAGKVFYALYENPLYAIIPLAIAGLSYYFNYSFIRNRIFLDASLKKKATEATSSDLSWTNRFGAIAPFLQLDLKLIWRNKRTKTQVFMSLAFAFYGLFFYGMDDMGMGSGMLVFVGIFMTGVFLMNFGQFIPAWDSFYYSMMMSQNIPLKKYLEAKAALIYVSIAVMFLLSVPYVYFGWDALAINFSCALYNLGVNVPIILFFGSKNKKRIDLNKSAMGNMQGMSATQFIVGIPLFGLPMLIYGLLAIFVSFEAALITLSFLGLVGFVFRNVVLDSITKIYRKKKYGMIAGFKEQNS, encoded by the coding sequence ATGTTTAAAAGCTTTAGTAAGCTGCAATGGAAATCTTTCTTTCGTTCTTCATCAATGGGTAAAAGCCTTGGTATAAAGATAGTAATGGGCTTCTTTGCATTATATTTTTTGGGAATGTTGGCCTTTGTTGGCTCATCGTTATTCTTTGTTTTAGAAAAAGCAATCCCTAATACGGATCCGTTAGCTACCCTAAGTCAGTATTTATTATATTGGGTACTTGCAGAACTGTTTATAAGATATTTTATGCAGAAACTTCCAGTAATGGACATCAAGCCGTTTTTGACCCTTCCTATTAAAAAAAGCAGTATTGCCCATTATATTTTAGGGCGTTCAGCAGTTTCTTTTTTTAATTTCTTGGCATTATTTTTCTTTATACCCTTTGCTATTGTATTACTTGTAAAAGGATATGCTTTTATAAATGTGTCATTTTGGTTATTGGCAATGATAGGCATCGTATTGAGTATTAATTATATCAATTTTATAGTAAACAAGAGCGATAAAGCTTTAATCAGTATTGCTAGTCTTTTGGTAGCCTGTTATGGCTTAGAATATTTTAAGATTCTTCCTATAAAGGAATATGCGGGCAAGGTTTTTTATGCCCTTTATGAAAACCCGCTTTATGCCATCATACCCTTGGCAATAGCTGGGTTATCATATTACTTTAATTATTCATTTATACGAAATAGGATTTTTTTAGATGCCTCCCTAAAGAAGAAAGCCACAGAAGCCACTTCTTCAGATTTATCTTGGACAAACCGTTTTGGAGCGATTGCACCATTTTTACAATTAGATTTAAAGCTTATTTGGCGTAATAAGCGGACTAAAACACAAGTTTTTATGTCATTGGCTTTTGCTTTCTATGGGTTGTTTTTTTACGGTATGGATGACATGGGAATGGGTTCTGGAATGCTTGTGTTTGTTGGTATATTTATGACAGGCGTTTTCTTAATGAACTTTGGGCAGTTTATCCCTGCTTGGGATAGTTTTTATTATAGCATGATGATGTCGCAGAATATTCCCTTAAAGAAATACCTTGAAGCCAAGGCAGCACTTATTTATGTTAGTATAGCAGTAATGTTCTTACTTTCCGTACCCTATGTGTATTTTGGTTGGGATGCACTTGCAATTAATTTTAGCTGTGCACTTTATAATTTAGGCGTAAACGTTCCAATTATTCTTTTCTTCGGCTCAAAAAATAAAAAGCGAATAGATTTAAACAAAAGTGCAATGGGAAATATGCAAGGTATGAGTGCCACCCAGTTTATAGTAGGCATTCCTTTGTTTGGACTACCAATGCTTATTTACGGCCTTTTGGCCATTTTTGTTTCCTTTGAAGCCGCGCTTATTACATTAAGTTTTTTAGGGTTGGTTGGCTTTGTCTTTAGAAATGTGGTGTTAGATAGCATAACTAAGATATATCGAAAGAAAAAATATGGTATGATTGCAGGTTTTAAAGAGCAGAACAGTTAG
- a CDS encoding ferredoxin--NADP reductase: MVHFHSLTVKHIKPLTPSSVAITFTIPKDLIQTFDFVPGQYITIKMELKGKEIRRAYSICSSPKSDCFTIGVKKVDKGGFSDYAHTTLKAGDVLEVMPPEGRFTFQPTGKVKNIAAFAAGSGITPIMSIAKSVLADNPKSKFVLVYGNKSHKETMFYTDLAKLELDYAGRFKAYFVTSQAQEDDSLFGRIDVSTVNYALKNKHKDVDFDGYYLCGPEAMIHLVSDTLIENDVPKDKIHFELFTTTEILDEMPEQPEGKTVVSIVVDDEEFTLTMDKKEIVLDAVLKQNIDAPYSCQGGVCSSCIARIKEGKAEMVKNQILTDGEIAEGLILTCQAHPTTPTLKIDYDDV, encoded by the coding sequence ATGGTACATTTTCATTCCTTGACCGTAAAACATATTAAACCGCTTACACCTAGTTCGGTTGCTATAACTTTTACCATACCTAAAGACCTTATACAAACTTTTGATTTTGTTCCTGGGCAATACATTACTATTAAAATGGAGCTTAAAGGAAAAGAAATCAGAAGAGCTTACTCTATCTGTTCTTCACCAAAAAGCGACTGCTTTACCATTGGCGTAAAAAAAGTTGATAAAGGCGGATTTTCAGATTACGCGCACACCACGCTAAAAGCTGGTGATGTACTAGAAGTTATGCCTCCTGAAGGTAGGTTTACATTTCAACCAACTGGAAAAGTCAAAAACATAGCTGCTTTTGCCGCAGGTAGTGGTATTACGCCTATAATGAGTATTGCTAAGTCGGTTTTAGCAGATAATCCTAAAAGTAAATTTGTTCTTGTCTACGGAAACAAGTCGCATAAGGAAACGATGTTCTATACAGATTTGGCAAAATTGGAATTGGATTACGCAGGGCGATTCAAAGCCTACTTCGTAACTAGCCAAGCCCAAGAAGATGATTCACTTTTTGGACGTATAGATGTTTCTACCGTTAATTATGCGCTTAAGAACAAGCATAAAGATGTAGATTTTGATGGCTATTACCTTTGCGGACCAGAGGCCATGATACATTTGGTTTCCGATACTTTGATAGAAAACGATGTCCCAAAGGATAAAATACATTTTGAACTTTTTACAACTACTGAAATTTTAGACGAAATGCCGGAACAGCCAGAAGGCAAAACCGTGGTTTCTATAGTGGTAGACGATGAGGAGTTTACTTTAACAATGGACAAAAAGGAAATTGTTCTTGATGCTGTTTTAAAACAAAATATTGATGCTCCTTACTCTTGCCAAGGTGGTGTTTGTAGTAGTTGTATCGCCAGAATAAAAGAAGGTAAAGCGGAAATGGTGAAAAACCAGATTCTTACCGATGGTGAAATTGCGGAAGGTTTGATACTTACTTGTCAGGCACACCCAACAACTCCGACACTAAAAATTGATTATGACGATGTTTAA
- a CDS encoding patatin-like phospholipase family protein gives MKDIQSTSIGLVLSGGGVRGMAHIGVIQAMNEFGLSADVVGGSSVGALVGALYANGNSVLDMMEFFKETPLFKYNFLTIVKPGFLDTDRYFEVFKAYFPENTFHSLQKNLHVAATNLQKGDLEYFSEGELIRPLLASAAIPPVFSPVEMNGELYADGGIMNNFPLEPVMGKADFIIGSNVSVVGELNKNALKNSLQLAGRVTGLMIYAINRTKLDACDLLMEFKELEKIGVLDRKGIEKAYLVGYENTSRRLEELLKKPLL, from the coding sequence ATGAAAGACATACAATCAACATCTATTGGGCTTGTGCTTTCTGGCGGTGGCGTACGCGGTATGGCGCATATTGGAGTAATACAGGCAATGAATGAGTTTGGTCTATCGGCAGACGTGGTTGGCGGCAGTAGCGTAGGAGCCTTGGTTGGCGCGTTGTATGCTAACGGTAATTCTGTTTTGGATATGATGGAGTTCTTTAAGGAAACACCGTTATTTAAGTATAATTTCCTGACTATTGTAAAACCTGGATTTTTAGATACCGATAGGTATTTTGAAGTTTTTAAGGCGTATTTTCCTGAGAATACTTTTCATTCACTTCAAAAGAACTTACATGTAGCGGCTACGAATCTTCAAAAAGGTGATCTTGAATATTTTTCAGAGGGCGAACTCATTCGTCCTTTATTGGCATCTGCTGCGATACCTCCTGTTTTTAGTCCGGTTGAGATGAACGGCGAGCTTTATGCTGATGGTGGGATTATGAACAATTTTCCCTTAGAACCCGTAATGGGCAAGGCCGATTTTATTATTGGTAGCAATGTATCCGTTGTAGGTGAACTCAACAAAAATGCCCTTAAAAATTCATTACAACTTGCCGGAAGAGTAACGGGTCTCATGATTTACGCCATTAACCGAACAAAACTTGATGCTTGTGATCTGTTAATGGAGTTTAAGGAACTGGAAAAGATTGGTGTTTTAGACCGAAAAGGTATTGAAAAAGCATACCTCGTGGGATATGAAAACACATCGCGTAGGCTAGAGGAACTATTAAAAAAGCCACTACTGTAA
- a CDS encoding nucleoside hydrolase, whose protein sequence is MTKKKVWIDTDLSVGMTRDKRDGYCDVDDGFAVLQLMKAENVEICGISAVFGNTSIKNSYPLSQEMSKEFAMGEIPVFRGAGEAINLKDANSNEAVEALAEALRKQPMIIMAIGPATNVGLLLLKYPELKNKIQEVVLVAGRRTAQDYFKIGNKGNHAQDLNFDLDNDAFRLMFENGVPVTLCPFEISNKVWIKAADLDALANGDKGNKWLAEASQAWLQQWVDQGADGFNPFDVLASHYIISPEDIVSEELNARLEIHQDDTVKENNKQVFKSYLLCDKEAGSPVKYCYDVVPNYHKKLMDSLLK, encoded by the coding sequence ATGACGAAGAAGAAAGTATGGATAGACACAGATCTTTCCGTAGGTATGACCAGAGATAAACGTGACGGCTATTGTGATGTAGATGATGGTTTTGCTGTTTTACAATTGATGAAAGCCGAGAATGTTGAGATATGTGGAATAAGTGCTGTCTTTGGGAATACTAGTATTAAAAATTCATATCCGCTCAGTCAAGAAATGAGCAAGGAGTTCGCTATGGGTGAAATACCTGTTTTTAGAGGAGCAGGCGAAGCTATAAATTTGAAAGATGCAAATAGCAATGAAGCGGTTGAAGCTTTGGCTGAAGCTCTCCGAAAGCAACCTATGATCATTATGGCCATTGGTCCGGCAACTAACGTTGGACTGTTACTCTTAAAATATCCCGAGTTAAAGAATAAAATACAAGAAGTGGTTCTTGTTGCAGGACGTAGAACTGCGCAGGATTACTTTAAAATCGGTAATAAAGGAAACCACGCACAGGATTTGAATTTCGACTTGGATAATGATGCTTTCAGGCTAATGTTCGAAAATGGTGTTCCTGTAACTTTATGTCCATTTGAGATATCAAATAAGGTTTGGATTAAGGCAGCTGATTTAGATGCTTTGGCAAACGGAGATAAAGGCAACAAGTGGTTGGCCGAGGCTTCACAAGCATGGTTGCAACAATGGGTAGATCAAGGAGCAGATGGTTTTAATCCGTTTGACGTTTTGGCGAGTCATTACATTATTTCTCCTGAAGATATTGTATCTGAAGAATTGAATGCACGGCTAGAAATTCACCAAGACGATACGGTTAAAGAGAATAATAAACAGGTGTTTAAATCCTACTTATTATGTGATAAAGAAGCAGGTTCCCCTGTTAAGTACTGTTATGATGTTGTTCCCAATTATCATAAGAAGTTAATGGATAGTCTATTGAAATAG
- a CDS encoding ABC transporter ATP-binding protein — protein MFLEVQHIVKSFGDEKVVKDLNFSLKAKHTLSILGKSGCGKTTMLKTIGGLVSPDSGKILLNGEDITETKPEKRSIVYLYQEDLLFPHLNAFENIAFGLRLKKIPEGLIKEKVEHMLHSLELKGQADKMPTQLSGGQRQRVSFGRAISTNPSLLLLDEPFGSLDTGTRQRMQELFKKLTAEFDITSLFVTHDLKEAVLMGNQIGFMADGILKVYEDKKDFIQDPQTGVQSEIEFWGGLI, from the coding sequence ATGTTTCTTGAGGTTCAACATATCGTAAAGAGTTTTGGTGATGAAAAGGTGGTCAAAGACCTTAATTTTTCACTGAAAGCTAAACATACTTTAAGTATTTTGGGTAAATCTGGTTGCGGCAAGACTACTATGCTAAAGACTATTGGAGGACTCGTATCACCTGATTCAGGTAAAATTCTATTGAACGGAGAGGATATTACGGAGACCAAGCCGGAAAAGAGAAGCATTGTTTACTTGTATCAAGAAGACCTACTGTTTCCTCATTTAAATGCTTTTGAGAACATTGCCTTTGGTCTTAGGCTAAAGAAAATACCAGAAGGTTTAATTAAGGAGAAAGTGGAGCATATGCTCCATAGCCTAGAACTTAAGGGGCAGGCAGATAAAATGCCCACCCAGCTTTCTGGAGGACAGAGACAACGAGTTTCGTTTGGTCGTGCTATTAGTACCAATCCGTCACTTTTGTTATTGGATGAACCTTTTGGAAGTTTGGACACAGGTACCCGGCAACGTATGCAGGAACTTTTTAAGAAGTTGACTGCAGAATTTGATATTACATCACTTTTTGTGACCCACGATTTAAAGGAAGCAGTTCTGATGGGTAATCAAATTGGTTTTATGGCGGATGGAATTTTAAAAGTATACGAGGATAAGAAGGATTTCATTCAAGATCCACAAACCGGTGTACAGAGTGAAATAGAGTTTTGGGGTGGATTGATATAG
- a CDS encoding ABC transporter permease, whose product MQINWKPFVLSLVVLLILFPFVYLVFLSLASEWRFPDVWPSYIGFRNWVTVFSSEVGLLKSFFSSLLISLLVAVFSTTSGFLISKAVFYHPKKRILTLLAYFPYILAPVVFAACLSFFFLKMGLFGNTTGVVVAQFIIAFPYALLFFSSFWNEKVKSYEDLVATLGGNKWQTYIKVLLPLAKGLILICFFQTFLISWFEYGLTSIIGIGKVQTLTIKVFLFIKEANYYYGALSCCLLIFPPVVLLYFNKRYVFKKFV is encoded by the coding sequence ATGCAAATTAACTGGAAACCCTTTGTATTGAGTTTAGTGGTGCTGTTGATTCTGTTTCCATTCGTCTATCTCGTGTTCCTATCATTGGCCTCGGAATGGCGTTTTCCGGATGTTTGGCCTTCATATATTGGTTTCAGAAACTGGGTAACGGTTTTTAGTTCTGAAGTTGGATTATTAAAGAGTTTTTTCTCATCTCTGCTCATATCTCTGTTGGTGGCGGTGTTTTCTACGACTTCGGGCTTTTTAATCAGTAAAGCTGTTTTCTATCACCCTAAAAAAAGAATATTAACGCTGTTGGCTTATTTCCCTTATATATTGGCGCCTGTTGTTTTCGCCGCTTGCCTAAGTTTTTTCTTTTTGAAAATGGGTCTTTTCGGAAATACTACTGGAGTTGTAGTTGCACAATTTATTATCGCTTTTCCTTATGCTCTTCTGTTTTTTAGTAGTTTTTGGAACGAAAAGGTAAAAAGCTATGAAGACTTGGTTGCTACCTTAGGTGGTAATAAATGGCAGACCTACATAAAGGTATTGCTGCCTTTGGCAAAAGGACTTATACTCATCTGCTTTTTTCAAACGTTTCTTATTTCTTGGTTCGAATATGGATTAACCTCTATAATAGGCATCGGAAAAGTACAGACACTAACAATAAAAGTATTTTTGTTTATTAAGGAAGCTAACTATTATTATGGAGCTTTAAGTTGTTGTTTATTGATTTTTCCGCCTGTAGTTTTATTATATTTTAACAAGCGTTATGTGTTTAAAAAATTTGTCTAA
- a CDS encoding ABC transporter permease: MKIKKLNIGILLFVLVGVLPFAAAFIYALLYSFGIIGVANNGFTLQFWKSVITSGTFFKSFGYSFLIALVAVVISVGSALWITSKFRQQLEKRFMSFIIYLPLAIPGIVTGFFTFQLFSKGGFFARISHKLGFITEASQFPDLVNDGLAIGIIFSFITMITPFFVLLFLNVYKNERVEELSLLAQSLGANANQITQRVFLPILIKKTWVLIMLYFIFLLGAYEVPLILGQESPQMLSVLIIQEIKQYDLDKISEGYVVAVLYTLIVSVAAILLFLPKRKRPYAN; this comes from the coding sequence TTGAAAATTAAGAAACTAAACATAGGTATTCTTTTGTTTGTATTGGTGGGTGTATTGCCTTTTGCCGCTGCATTCATTTATGCGCTATTGTATAGTTTTGGAATAATTGGTGTGGCCAATAATGGATTTACATTGCAATTCTGGAAGTCAGTTATAACTTCTGGGACATTTTTTAAATCTTTTGGGTACAGTTTTTTGATAGCGCTAGTAGCTGTGGTTATTTCTGTTGGAAGTGCGCTTTGGATTACATCAAAATTTAGACAGCAACTAGAAAAACGTTTCATGTCTTTTATAATCTATTTACCACTGGCAATACCGGGTATTGTTACCGGGTTTTTTACGTTTCAATTGTTTTCTAAGGGAGGCTTTTTTGCTCGTATCAGTCATAAATTAGGTTTCATTACAGAGGCTTCACAATTCCCTGATTTGGTAAACGATGGTTTAGCAATCGGGATTATATTTTCTTTCATCACCATGATTACGCCATTTTTTGTGCTGCTTTTTTTGAATGTTTACAAAAATGAGCGAGTAGAAGAACTTTCTTTATTGGCGCAGTCCCTTGGTGCAAATGCCAATCAGATTACACAGCGGGTTTTTCTACCTATTCTTATAAAAAAGACATGGGTGCTTATCATGCTTTATTTTATCTTTTTATTAGGCGCTTATGAGGTGCCGTTAATTTTAGGTCAAGAATCACCACAAATGCTATCGGTACTGATTATTCAAGAAATTAAACAATACGATTTAGATAAAATTTCAGAGGGATACGTGGTTGCCGTGCTATACACGCTAATTGTCTCAGTTGCCGCTATTTTATTGTTTCTCCCCAAAAGAAAAAGACCTTATGCAAATTAA
- a CDS encoding ABC transporter substrate-binding protein codes for MKRIKYILFGFLLGVTVLSCKEKVRQDDDKLKNASWEEIEDYADGTTVNFMMWQGSTAINDYINNYVVPSVKRKYNIDLQISGGQGPEIVQLVMGEKQADIEQGQVDMAWINGETFFQLRKVKGLWGPFVGLLPNASLINFKDSFISTDFQQPVNGMEAPWSINQFAIVYDFEKLPNPPKNIPELKKFVKEHPGTFTISNDFTGMTLLKSFMAELGGGPNSLDGKFDEDRYTEISEKLWSFINENKRYFWKEGSTFPKEQSKMNQLFANGELLITYGFNEGGIEDKVLNGLYTQSTKGYAWSNGTIRNSNYLGILYNSPEKAGAMQVINFLLSPEAQLKKADAKGMDSNTVLAMDKLESEWKDKFLDARKREYGPTLKELEVNAIAEPAPEYMIRLYEDFRKKVIEN; via the coding sequence ATGAAAAGGATTAAATATATACTGTTCGGTTTTTTATTAGGTGTCACAGTCCTTTCTTGTAAAGAGAAAGTAAGGCAAGATGACGATAAACTCAAAAACGCATCTTGGGAAGAGATTGAGGATTATGCTGATGGCACAACCGTTAATTTTATGATGTGGCAAGGCAGTACTGCGATAAACGACTACATCAATAATTACGTGGTGCCCAGTGTTAAGCGAAAATATAATATTGATTTGCAGATTAGTGGAGGTCAAGGGCCAGAAATCGTACAGTTGGTTATGGGCGAGAAGCAGGCAGATATAGAACAAGGGCAAGTAGATATGGCTTGGATTAACGGAGAGACCTTTTTTCAGCTAAGAAAAGTGAAAGGTCTATGGGGTCCGTTTGTAGGATTACTCCCGAATGCATCTTTGATTAATTTTAAAGATTCATTTATCAGTACAGATTTTCAGCAACCTGTAAATGGCATGGAAGCACCGTGGAGCATTAATCAATTTGCAATCGTATACGATTTTGAGAAATTACCAAATCCTCCAAAAAATATTCCGGAGCTTAAAAAATTTGTTAAAGAGCACCCAGGTACGTTTACCATATCTAACGACTTTACCGGCATGACGCTTTTAAAGAGTTTTATGGCAGAATTGGGAGGCGGGCCTAACTCTTTGGACGGTAAGTTTGATGAAGACAGATACACTGAAATTTCTGAAAAACTTTGGAGTTTTATTAATGAAAACAAACGGTATTTTTGGAAGGAAGGGAGCACTTTTCCAAAAGAACAATCTAAAATGAATCAGCTTTTTGCTAATGGCGAATTGCTTATTACGTATGGGTTTAACGAAGGTGGTATTGAGGATAAAGTACTGAACGGTCTTTATACCCAATCTACTAAAGGTTACGCTTGGTCTAATGGTACAATAAGGAATTCTAATTACTTGGGTATTCTTTATAACTCACCTGAAAAGGCGGGAGCAATGCAAGTCATTAATTTCTTGCTTTCCCCTGAGGCCCAATTGAAGAAGGCAGATGCCAAAGGAATGGATTCCAATACCGTTCTAGCGATGGATAAGCTGGAGTCCGAATGGAAAGATAAATTTCTAGATGCGCGAAAACGCGAATACGGCCCTACCTTAAAAGAGTTAGAAGTTAACGCCATTGCCGAACCGGCACCGGAATATATGATACGCCTGTATGAGGACTTTAGAAAAAAGGTAATTGAAAATTAA
- a CDS encoding SusD/RagB family nutrient-binding outer membrane lipoprotein, translated as MNKLYILSFIGFTVLLGSCTDEFDELNENPNSPETVDPQFLLSNIISVEADQNAFSQGFRLANYIQQFAASVEFERIDRYEMGTNSEYWNTIFQLLSDIKSMRELQGSNDAYNAVGDVMQSFLFSQLTDMWGDVPYSDAVNALEGQFTPTYDTQERIYTNPDTGILAVLEQASITLENSNATINGDVLFNGDLNKWMRFANSLRLRYLMRISKRLTDYSEIQALASSGKLMQSNADNAVLPYLTSAPNQYPMTLSALGLYQEHRMTTTVDSVLTLWNDPRVNVLYKPTQASVNNGVPEFKGLQNGQGRETIAARGIDLNDVSLFGAIFRDVPDGVDAQFMQYSEVQFALAEAAERGFISGDVQAYYEAGIVASFEYYTVELPVTYLSQETVALNGTDNLNKILTQKWFSLIANGHEAWFNVRRTGIPSLKPGPDNLNNNKYPVRYLYPESEQATNSVNYKTAAERIGGDNINSQNWWEKE; from the coding sequence ATGAACAAACTATATATACTAAGTTTCATTGGTTTTACTGTTTTATTAGGTAGTTGTACTGATGAGTTTGATGAGCTCAATGAAAACCCAAATTCACCAGAAACCGTGGATCCACAGTTTTTGTTGTCAAACATTATTTCGGTAGAAGCAGACCAAAATGCCTTTTCTCAAGGGTTTCGTCTAGCAAACTATATCCAACAATTTGCTGCTAGTGTAGAATTTGAACGAATTGACCGTTATGAGATGGGTACGAATAGCGAGTACTGGAATACGATTTTTCAGTTGTTGAGCGATATTAAATCCATGCGAGAGTTGCAAGGTTCTAATGATGCTTACAATGCTGTGGGTGATGTTATGCAAAGTTTTCTATTCTCTCAACTTACGGATATGTGGGGAGATGTTCCTTATTCAGATGCCGTAAATGCACTAGAGGGTCAGTTTACACCTACCTATGACACCCAAGAGCGTATTTATACAAACCCTGATACTGGTATTTTGGCAGTGTTGGAACAGGCTTCTATTACTTTAGAAAATTCTAATGCCACTATCAATGGCGATGTACTTTTTAACGGAGACTTGAACAAATGGATGCGTTTTGCCAATTCTTTACGTTTGCGTTACCTCATGCGTATCAGTAAGCGATTAACTGATTATTCAGAGATTCAGGCGTTGGCCTCTTCAGGTAAACTGATGCAATCAAATGCAGATAATGCAGTATTGCCATATTTGACATCAGCACCCAATCAATACCCAATGACATTATCAGCCTTGGGCTTATATCAAGAACACCGTATGACCACCACGGTAGATTCGGTATTAACATTGTGGAACGACCCAAGGGTTAATGTACTATACAAGCCTACTCAGGCCAGTGTTAATAATGGTGTTCCGGAATTTAAGGGGTTACAGAATGGCCAAGGTCGCGAAACAATTGCCGCGAGGGGAATTGATTTAAATGACGTTTCTTTGTTCGGTGCTATTTTTAGGGATGTACCCGATGGTGTAGATGCACAGTTTATGCAATATTCCGAAGTGCAGTTCGCTTTGGCCGAAGCTGCAGAAAGAGGTTTTATTTCAGGTGATGTACAGGCATATTATGAGGCGGGCATTGTGGCAAGTTTTGAGTATTATACTGTTGAGTTACCGGTTACGTATTTGTCACAAGAAACAGTTGCACTAAACGGTACAGATAATCTCAATAAAATTTTGACGCAAAAGTGGTTTAGTTTAATTGCAAATGGACATGAAGCTTGGTTCAATGTTCGCAGAACAGGCATTCCCAGTTTAAAACCAGGTCCGGACAACTTAAATAATAATAAATATCCCGTTCGGTATTTGTATCCTGAATCTGAGCAAGCAACTAATAGTGTTAATTATAAGACTGCTGCAGAACGAATTGGAGGGGATAACATCAATAGTCAAAATTGGTGGGAAAAAGAATAA